One window of the Brevibacterium limosum genome contains the following:
- a CDS encoding PIG-L family deacetylase, which produces MTVTPRVLLVHAHPDDETITTGGTIAALVSEGAEVMVLTATRGEGGEVIPAELRHLEGDRAGLARVREQEIAEAMRALGVHMHTFLGGTTRTFEDSGMEWGPDGHARPASTMPDNALCAADVTTVGRHIAAVIDAFEPHAVITYAANGGYGHPDHVRVHEATTLAFDLAEWRTGRLLCVDTPTEAARRSFDPNQDGFAAAGFSAAETIPAKPPIGDIVIDQDVTSVLPAKRAALEAHRTQVSVSGGFFALSNGVGQKIGDREYFSIGAGAPVPAETLNGGPAPHVLTGLDIAAVETQENAAAAAPLRRRREPRKPGIFAYLHSVVLGLLIAFLGTMQHLNVTVISLGGTPIILPWGLVLALALAAAGLWHLKTMYRSSAPMLVAAVIIAVLSFAFGQPKWLPGSDMIVTGLLRSVVWLLGPMVLAAVFSFINVRGYDRTR; this is translated from the coding sequence ATGACTGTTACGCCACGCGTCCTCCTCGTGCACGCTCATCCCGACGATGAGACGATCACGACGGGCGGCACGATCGCCGCATTGGTCTCCGAAGGTGCCGAGGTCATGGTGCTCACCGCCACCCGCGGTGAGGGCGGCGAGGTCATCCCCGCCGAGCTGCGGCATCTCGAAGGCGACCGTGCCGGTCTCGCCCGGGTCCGGGAACAGGAGATCGCCGAGGCGATGCGTGCCCTCGGCGTGCACATGCACACCTTCCTCGGCGGGACCACCCGGACCTTCGAGGATTCGGGAATGGAGTGGGGGCCGGACGGACACGCCCGCCCCGCGTCGACGATGCCCGACAATGCGCTGTGCGCGGCCGATGTCACGACCGTGGGCCGGCATATCGCCGCCGTCATCGACGCCTTCGAACCGCATGCGGTCATCACCTATGCCGCCAACGGCGGATACGGACACCCCGATCACGTGCGGGTGCACGAGGCCACGACCCTGGCTTTCGACCTCGCCGAATGGCGGACCGGTCGGCTCCTCTGCGTCGACACCCCCACCGAGGCGGCCCGCAGGTCGTTCGACCCGAACCAAGACGGTTTCGCTGCCGCCGGATTCTCCGCGGCCGAGACGATCCCGGCCAAGCCCCCGATCGGTGACATCGTCATCGACCAGGACGTCACTTCGGTGCTGCCGGCCAAACGCGCTGCCTTGGAAGCGCACCGCACTCAGGTGAGCGTGTCCGGCGGATTCTTCGCCCTGTCGAACGGCGTCGGTCAGAAGATCGGCGACCGCGAATACTTCTCCATCGGCGCAGGGGCCCCGGTCCCAGCCGAAACCCTCAACGGGGGACCGGCTCCGCACGTCCTCACCGGGCTCGACATCGCAGCGGTGGAAACTCAGGAGAACGCGGCAGCCGCTGCGCCTCTGCGACGTCGTCGCGAACCGCGGAAACCCGGAATCTTCGCCTACCTCCACTCCGTCGTACTCGGACTGCTCATCGCATTCCTCGGCACCATGCAGCACCTCAACGTCACGGTGATCAGCCTCGGGGGGACCCCGATCATCCTGCCGTGGGGACTCGTACTGGCCCTGGCCCTGGCAGCGGCGGGACTGTGGCATCTGAAGACGATGTACCGCAGCAGCGCCCCGATGCTGGTCGCAGCCGTCATCATCGCCGTCCTGTCCTTCGCCTTCGGCCAACCGAAGTGGCTGCCCGGCTCCGATATGATCGTGACCGGCCTGCTGCGTTCCGTTGTATGGCTGCTCGGACCGATGGTCCTGGCCGCTGTCTTCTCCTTCATCAACGTGCGCGGGTACGATCGCACTCGCTAG
- the fdxA gene encoding ferredoxin has translation MTYIIAQPCVDLKDKACIDECPVDCIYEGERSLYIHPDECVDCGACEPVCPVEAIFYEDDVPDEWEEYYKANVEFFDDLGSPGGAAKLGNTGKDHPIIAALPPQNHDD, from the coding sequence GTGACGTACATCATTGCCCAGCCCTGTGTCGACCTCAAGGACAAGGCCTGCATCGACGAATGCCCCGTCGACTGCATCTACGAGGGCGAACGCAGCCTCTACATCCATCCCGACGAATGCGTCGACTGCGGTGCGTGCGAACCCGTGTGCCCCGTCGAGGCCATCTTCTATGAAGACGATGTGCCCGACGAATGGGAAGAGTACTACAAGGCCAATGTCGAATTTTTCGACGACCTCGGTTCGCCCGGAGGCGCGGCGAAGCTCGGCAACACCGGCAAGGACCATCCGATCATCGCCGCCCTGCCGCCGCAGAACCACGACGACTGA
- a CDS encoding ABC transporter ATP-binding protein has translation MAEKKTDTQPKKGSPILEVNDLGVQFWVSDEWWMAAEHLDYTVNAGEVLAIVGESGSGKSQSSMSLLGLLPSNGRAAGSAKLNGRELIGMPPEKMQALRGNDISVIFQEPMTALNPVYTAGYQIVETLRVHLDIGPSEAKERALELMRLVEIPDPEDRFHSFPHQLSGGQRQRIMIAQALACQPKLLIADEPTTALDVTVQAEILKLMRELKSKLDAGIILITHDMGVVADMADRIIVMRAGQVVESGTAEGIFYNPQHPYTKQLLEAVPHLGAGTEDEVFGGSIGDVEASLSDISSDQSSHAADPVGQPDTGTGGDGLSEAGAADMAVAEARAQASEQDRRDIEMDSTETYYHPGSQADFSKPSALQLRDAAIEYPAIGRKKAFRAAHHINLMIAPGEVVGLVGESGSGKTTIGRAALGLLPTVEGDMVVNGTSIKGLSNKQMRPLRKEVGIVFQDPGSSLNPRLPVGESIGEPLYLHEAMKGPELSKRVEELLTAVELPTSMRNRYPHELSGGQRQRIGIARALTLRPKLLIADEPTSALDVSVQAKVLDLFEGLQQEYGFACLFISHDLAVVERIAERIAVMRHGYLVEIGKSSQVVSNPVHPYTQRLLSAVPVPDPKEQRKRREARDAVLEATMNA, from the coding sequence ATGGCTGAGAAGAAAACAGACACCCAGCCGAAGAAGGGTTCCCCGATCCTCGAGGTCAACGACCTCGGAGTCCAATTCTGGGTCAGCGACGAATGGTGGATGGCCGCCGAACACCTCGACTACACGGTCAACGCCGGTGAAGTCCTGGCCATCGTCGGCGAGTCCGGTTCCGGCAAGTCGCAGTCGAGCATGTCTCTGCTCGGGCTGCTGCCGAGCAACGGCCGGGCCGCCGGTTCGGCGAAGCTCAACGGCCGTGAGCTCATCGGAATGCCGCCGGAGAAGATGCAGGCCCTGCGCGGCAACGACATCTCCGTGATCTTCCAGGAGCCGATGACCGCGCTCAACCCGGTCTACACCGCCGGGTATCAGATCGTGGAGACGCTGCGCGTCCACCTCGACATCGGTCCCAGCGAGGCCAAGGAACGAGCGCTCGAGCTCATGCGCCTCGTCGAGATCCCCGATCCGGAGGACCGGTTCCATTCGTTCCCGCACCAGCTCTCCGGCGGCCAGCGTCAGCGCATCATGATCGCACAGGCTCTGGCCTGCCAGCCGAAGCTGCTCATCGCCGACGAACCGACCACGGCCCTCGACGTGACGGTGCAGGCCGAGATCCTGAAGCTCATGCGTGAGCTGAAGTCGAAGCTCGATGCCGGAATCATCCTCATCACGCACGATATGGGTGTGGTGGCTGACATGGCCGACCGGATCATCGTCATGCGCGCCGGCCAGGTGGTCGAATCGGGCACAGCGGAGGGGATCTTCTACAACCCGCAGCATCCGTACACTAAGCAGCTCCTCGAGGCTGTGCCCCACCTCGGTGCGGGAACCGAAGACGAAGTGTTCGGCGGCAGCATCGGCGACGTCGAGGCCTCCCTGAGCGATATCAGCTCCGATCAGTCCTCGCACGCTGCGGACCCGGTCGGGCAGCCCGACACCGGCACCGGCGGCGATGGTCTCTCCGAGGCCGGAGCTGCCGATATGGCCGTGGCCGAGGCGCGTGCTCAGGCGAGCGAGCAGGATCGCCGGGACATCGAGATGGATTCCACGGAGACGTACTACCATCCTGGTTCGCAGGCGGACTTCTCGAAGCCCTCGGCTCTGCAGCTGCGTGATGCCGCGATCGAATATCCCGCGATCGGACGGAAGAAGGCGTTCCGCGCCGCTCACCACATCAACCTCATGATCGCCCCCGGCGAAGTCGTGGGTCTGGTCGGCGAATCCGGGTCGGGCAAGACCACGATCGGGCGCGCCGCTCTGGGTCTGCTGCCCACGGTCGAAGGCGATATGGTCGTCAACGGCACGAGCATCAAGGGCCTGAGCAACAAGCAGATGCGACCGCTGCGCAAGGAAGTCGGAATCGTGTTCCAAGATCCCGGTTCCTCGCTCAACCCGCGACTGCCGGTCGGGGAGTCGATCGGTGAGCCGCTCTACCTCCATGAGGCGATGAAGGGGCCGGAGCTGAGCAAGCGGGTCGAGGAGCTGCTGACCGCGGTCGAACTGCCGACTTCGATGCGCAACCGCTATCCGCACGAACTCTCCGGCGGTCAGCGTCAGCGCATCGGCATCGCCCGTGCACTGACTCTGCGACCGAAGCTGCTCATCGCCGATGAGCCGACCTCGGCGCTCGACGTGTCCGTGCAGGCGAAGGTCCTCGACCTGTTCGAAGGTCTGCAGCAGGAATACGGCTTCGCGTGTCTGTTCATCAGCCACGACCTGGCTGTGGTCGAACGCATCGCTGAGCGCATCGCGGTGATGCGCCACGGCTACCTCGTCGAGATCGGAAAGTCCTCGCAGGTCGTGTCGAACCCCGTCCACCCGTACACACAGCGGCTGCTGTCGGCGGTTCCGGTTCCGGATCCGAAGGAGCAGCGCAAGCGTCGGGAGGCCAGGGACGCGGTCCTCGAGGCCACGATGAACGCCTGA
- a CDS encoding VanW family protein, protein MMPTTTLSDGTSNPGGPDPSGSDARKKRVWPFILLAVLVLAAVYVIIGFFSGRVLAPGTTVAGIDIGGKSATNAETTLRSELRDDAEKVIVLKAGEPTAKLDPDKAGITFDAEATVDRVTGFSLDPTVIWQRLFGEDDIDPVIDVDEKKFDKETSKVTESLAVEPTDAELEFDKTTPKVKDGRKGQTVDSADVRTAVDEHWLRTEDALPVSPTSIDPDITTAEAEDIADGFAKDAVSKDLTITAKPAKDADSEVKGGDLTVSPKIVAKTLTFKAEDSKLKPVFDQDELQKSVLAANKDIGRPAEDAGFEIKDGKPEVVPSRDGIGIKAKELTTAVTDAINGKDDKPSVTLASVRPEFTTKDAKKADVSDTVSHFSTGYSSEPNRDTNLRVASKKVSGTVLQPGEQFSLNEALGQRTAANGYKPAGVISDGQMKEDYGGGVSQVSTTLFNAAFFAGFDLDEHQAHSRYISRYPEGRESTLDWSSIDMKFTNNSKTPVVLDMYLKDGEVHAKVFGTKKYEVSADASDRFNHTSPGSVTESGASCTPQSPKGGWSIRITRTMKDIASGRTTEDGFTTVYRPVNEVECKG, encoded by the coding sequence ATGATGCCGACCACGACCTTGTCCGATGGAACCTCGAACCCCGGCGGGCCCGACCCGTCCGGCAGCGATGCCCGGAAGAAGAGGGTCTGGCCCTTCATCCTCCTGGCAGTGCTCGTGCTGGCCGCCGTCTACGTCATCATCGGCTTCTTCAGCGGACGAGTGCTGGCCCCGGGGACGACCGTGGCCGGAATCGACATCGGCGGCAAGTCCGCGACGAATGCCGAGACCACCCTGCGCAGTGAACTGCGGGACGACGCGGAGAAGGTCATCGTCCTGAAGGCAGGGGAGCCGACCGCGAAGCTCGACCCGGACAAGGCCGGAATCACCTTCGACGCCGAAGCCACGGTCGACCGCGTCACCGGCTTCAGCCTCGACCCCACCGTCATCTGGCAGCGCCTGTTCGGCGAAGACGACATCGATCCCGTCATCGACGTCGACGAGAAGAAGTTCGACAAGGAGACCTCGAAGGTCACAGAATCCCTCGCCGTCGAACCCACAGACGCAGAACTCGAGTTCGACAAGACTACGCCGAAGGTCAAGGACGGCAGGAAGGGCCAGACCGTCGACTCCGCAGATGTGCGCACGGCCGTCGACGAGCATTGGCTGCGCACCGAGGATGCTCTGCCGGTCAGCCCGACGAGCATCGATCCCGATATCACCACGGCCGAAGCCGAAGACATTGCCGACGGTTTCGCGAAAGACGCCGTGAGCAAGGACCTCACGATCACGGCGAAGCCGGCGAAGGATGCGGACTCCGAGGTCAAGGGCGGTGATCTCACCGTGTCCCCGAAGATCGTTGCGAAGACTCTGACCTTCAAGGCCGAGGACTCGAAACTCAAACCGGTCTTCGATCAGGACGAGCTGCAGAAGTCGGTGCTGGCTGCGAACAAGGACATCGGACGACCGGCCGAAGACGCCGGTTTCGAGATCAAGGACGGCAAGCCCGAGGTCGTGCCCTCCCGCGATGGAATCGGGATCAAGGCCAAAGAGCTGACCACGGCGGTCACCGACGCCATCAACGGCAAGGACGACAAGCCCAGCGTCACTCTGGCCTCCGTCAGACCCGAGTTCACGACGAAGGACGCGAAGAAAGCGGACGTGTCCGACACGGTGTCGCACTTCTCCACCGGGTACAGCTCCGAACCCAACCGCGACACTAACCTGCGGGTGGCCTCGAAGAAGGTCTCCGGCACCGTGCTCCAGCCCGGTGAGCAGTTCTCCCTCAACGAAGCATTGGGCCAGCGCACCGCCGCGAACGGCTACAAACCTGCCGGCGTGATCTCCGACGGGCAGATGAAGGAAGACTACGGCGGAGGAGTCTCGCAGGTGTCGACGACACTGTTCAATGCCGCATTCTTCGCCGGTTTCGACCTCGATGAACACCAGGCGCATTCCCGCTATATCTCCCGGTACCCCGAAGGTCGGGAGTCGACCCTCGACTGGTCTTCGATCGACATGAAGTTCACGAACAATTCGAAGACCCCGGTCGTCCTCGACATGTACCTCAAGGACGGTGAAGTCCACGCGAAGGTCTTCGGCACCAAGAAGTACGAGGTCTCGGCCGACGCTTCGGACCGGTTCAACCACACCTCACCGGGGTCGGTCACCGAAAGCGGAGCCTCGTGCACCCCGCAGTCGCCGAAGGGCGGCTGGTCGATCCGGATCACCCGGACGATGAAGGACATCGCTTCGGGCAGGACCACGGAAGACGGCTTCACCACGGTGTACCGGCCGGTGAACGAGGTTGAGTGCAAGGGCTGA
- a CDS encoding GNAT family N-acetyltransferase — MDDLQPGRRVVVRYSLNPGDTHSTSDALGVVTAVDEAGLEIDTKRGPLRIARDQILLVHEVPPAPTKAGRTHEIVSVVDLRRISASAWLPHDVSWLHVENLRNEGTEAAAQVSLLQKGWLLRSSESATRRANSCLPVTDSGLGWEQGLDAVEAWYRARGRPSRIQIYSADDSSALAPECEGLAPLLSARGYTPSEAVLLLTGATAEAAGGVSSPAEAAAPGLIIDVSDAPTDEHFAAWTSQRSPGDEPGAEGAFRTLIEADQPCEFVTAYAQHPDGSRSMVAACRVVERSKWGVITNLITRPDLRRRGAGRSVAGAAAALLAQRGVRSYLVDIESSNEASVNLFASLGATVRHRSWYAEAD, encoded by the coding sequence GTGGACGATCTGCAGCCCGGCAGACGAGTGGTCGTGCGGTATTCGCTCAACCCCGGTGACACCCATTCGACGTCCGATGCCCTCGGCGTCGTCACAGCCGTCGACGAGGCGGGGCTCGAGATCGATACGAAGCGCGGGCCCTTGCGCATCGCTCGCGACCAGATCCTCCTCGTCCACGAGGTGCCGCCGGCTCCGACGAAGGCCGGACGCACCCACGAGATCGTCTCCGTCGTGGATCTGCGACGCATCTCCGCGTCCGCCTGGCTTCCCCACGATGTGTCCTGGCTGCACGTGGAGAACCTGCGCAACGAAGGCACCGAGGCGGCCGCCCAGGTCAGCCTGCTGCAGAAGGGCTGGCTGCTGCGCAGTTCGGAATCCGCGACCCGCCGGGCCAATTCCTGTCTGCCGGTGACCGATTCCGGTCTGGGCTGGGAACAGGGACTCGACGCCGTCGAGGCATGGTATCGGGCTCGAGGCAGGCCCAGCCGCATCCAGATCTACTCCGCCGACGATTCCTCAGCGCTGGCGCCCGAATGCGAAGGGCTCGCTCCCCTCCTCTCGGCTCGCGGCTACACACCCTCCGAGGCGGTCCTCCTGCTCACCGGTGCCACCGCTGAGGCGGCCGGCGGTGTGTCCTCCCCCGCCGAGGCGGCCGCGCCCGGCCTGATCATCGACGTCTCCGATGCGCCGACCGATGAGCATTTCGCCGCGTGGACGTCCCAGCGCAGCCCCGGTGACGAACCGGGAGCGGAAGGGGCGTTCCGCACGCTCATCGAAGCCGATCAGCCGTGTGAGTTCGTCACCGCCTATGCTCAGCATCCCGATGGGTCTCGGTCGATGGTGGCGGCCTGCCGAGTGGTCGAGCGCAGCAAATGGGGTGTCATCACCAACCTCATCACTCGCCCTGATCTCCGCCGACGAGGCGCCGGACGGTCGGTGGCCGGTGCCGCGGCAGCGCTGCTCGCTCAGCGCGGAGTCCGGTCCTACCTCGTCGACATCGAGTCGAGCAATGAAGCGTCGGTGAACCTCTTCGCCTCTCTCGGGGCGACCGTGCGTCACCGGTCCTGGTACGCCGAAGCAGACTGA
- the typA gene encoding translational GTPase TypA, translating into MTEAITRRENRRNVAIVAHVDHGKTTLVDAMLRQTGVFSEHGDFAERVMDSGDLEREKGITILAKNTSVLYNGPSAGDDPIVINVIDTPGHADFGGEVERGLSMVDGVVLLVDASEGPLPQTRFVLRKALAAKLPVILVINKTDRADARIDGVVEEAQDLLLGLASDLADEVPDLDVDSVLDVPVVFAAAKAGAASLEQPADGAVPDNPDLEPLFKTILETIPAPEINSDGILQAHVTNLDASPFLGRLALLRIFGGTLKKGQQVAWARGDEISSVKITELLETQGLDRVPATEASAGDIVAVAGIPDIMIGDTLTDINNPKPMPAIIIDDPAISMTVGINTSPLAGREKGTKVTARMVKDRLDQELVGNVSLKVVPTERPDAWEVQGRGELALAILVEQMRREGFELTVGKPQVVTKQVDGKLHEPFEELTIDVPEDYLGAVTQLLAARKGVMSTMTNHGTGWVRMEFKVPARGLIGFRTRFLTETRGTGIANTISAGYGPWAGNIEFRINGSLVADRPGAVTPYAMINLQDRGTFFVEPTSEVYEGQIVGENSRADDMDVNITKEKKLTNMRSASADSFENLTPPRKLTLEESLEFAREDECVEVTPGAIRIRKVELDQKERAKLYAKMRRQNA; encoded by the coding sequence ATGACTGAAGCCATCACACGACGGGAAAACCGCCGAAACGTAGCAATCGTCGCACACGTCGACCACGGCAAGACCACTCTGGTCGATGCCATGCTCCGGCAGACCGGTGTGTTCAGCGAACACGGCGACTTCGCCGAACGCGTCATGGATTCAGGCGACCTCGAACGCGAGAAGGGCATCACCATTCTCGCGAAGAACACCTCGGTCCTCTACAACGGCCCCTCGGCCGGTGACGACCCCATCGTCATCAACGTCATCGACACTCCCGGCCACGCCGACTTCGGCGGAGAGGTCGAACGCGGACTGTCCATGGTCGACGGCGTCGTCCTCCTCGTCGACGCCTCCGAAGGTCCGCTGCCGCAGACCCGCTTCGTCCTGCGCAAGGCGCTGGCCGCGAAGCTGCCCGTCATCCTCGTGATCAACAAGACCGACCGCGCCGATGCGCGCATCGACGGAGTCGTCGAGGAAGCCCAGGACCTGCTCCTGGGACTGGCCTCCGACCTCGCCGACGAAGTGCCCGATCTCGACGTCGACTCCGTCCTGGACGTGCCCGTCGTCTTCGCCGCCGCGAAGGCAGGTGCCGCCTCCCTCGAACAGCCCGCCGATGGAGCGGTCCCGGACAACCCCGACCTCGAGCCGCTGTTCAAAACCATCCTCGAGACGATCCCGGCACCGGAGATCAACTCCGACGGCATCCTCCAGGCTCATGTCACGAACCTCGACGCCTCACCGTTCCTCGGCCGTCTGGCACTGCTGCGCATCTTCGGCGGCACGCTGAAGAAGGGCCAGCAGGTCGCCTGGGCCCGCGGTGACGAGATCAGCTCGGTGAAGATCACCGAACTGCTCGAGACCCAGGGTCTCGACCGAGTGCCCGCCACGGAGGCCTCGGCCGGTGACATCGTCGCTGTGGCCGGCATCCCGGACATCATGATCGGTGACACGCTCACCGACATCAACAACCCGAAGCCGATGCCGGCGATCATCATCGACGATCCGGCGATCTCGATGACCGTGGGCATCAACACCTCGCCGCTGGCAGGCCGTGAGAAGGGCACGAAGGTCACCGCTCGCATGGTCAAGGACCGCCTCGACCAGGAGCTCGTCGGCAACGTCTCCCTCAAGGTCGTTCCGACCGAACGTCCCGACGCCTGGGAGGTGCAGGGGCGCGGAGAGCTGGCCCTGGCCATCCTCGTCGAGCAGATGCGACGCGAAGGCTTCGAGCTCACCGTCGGCAAACCTCAGGTCGTGACCAAGCAGGTCGACGGCAAGCTCCATGAGCCCTTCGAAGAGCTCACGATCGACGTTCCGGAGGACTACCTCGGCGCCGTGACCCAGCTGCTCGCCGCACGCAAGGGCGTCATGTCGACCATGACGAACCACGGCACCGGCTGGGTGCGGATGGAGTTCAAGGTTCCGGCTCGCGGTCTCATCGGCTTCCGCACCCGGTTCCTCACCGAGACCCGCGGCACCGGAATCGCGAACACGATCTCGGCCGGATACGGTCCATGGGCCGGCAACATCGAGTTCCGCATCAACGGATCGCTCGTTGCCGACCGCCCCGGAGCCGTCACCCCGTACGCGATGATCAACCTGCAGGACCGCGGCACCTTCTTCGTCGAACCGACCTCCGAGGTCTACGAGGGCCAGATCGTCGGCGAGAACTCGCGCGCCGACGACATGGACGTCAACATCACGAAGGAGAAGAAGCTGACGAACATGCGTTCGGCATCGGCTGACAGCTTCGAGAACCTCACCCCGCCGCGCAAGCTGACCCTCGAGGAGAGCCTCGAATTCGCCCGTGAGGACGAATGCGTCGAGGTCACCCCGGGTGCCATCCGCATCCGCAAGGTCGAACTCGACCAGAAGGAACGCGCAAAGCTCTACGCGAAGATGCGCCGCCAGAACGCCTGA
- the dapC gene encoding succinyldiaminopimelate transaminase: MTNSFGLNLPDYPWDRLTEFRRRAAEHPDGMCDLSIGTPVDPTPEVIRRALAEAGDAHGYPTTAGTLQLREAIAWWYENWHSVQLDPATEVLPTVGSKELVAWLPTLLGLRERGLVVACPSAAYPTYEMGATIAGVECRRIDAAQIVDGASLEGVGLLWINTPSNPTGEVLGVDTLAEVVRRARAAGVVVASDECYGLLNWKSDEPAPSVLSAAGESYAGVLSVYSMSKQSNLAGYRAAFVTGDAELISDLTRTRKHAGMIVPFPIQEAMVAGLRDTEHVVAQKETYRSRRVRLRAGLEDFGFRIDHSTAGLYLWSTADKNCWDSLADLAELGIVAGPGEFYGAAAADHVRIALTVADERIQAAAERLRAGA, encoded by the coding sequence ATGACGAACTCTTTCGGACTCAACCTGCCGGACTACCCGTGGGACCGGCTCACCGAATTCCGTCGCCGGGCCGCCGAGCATCCCGACGGAATGTGTGACCTCTCCATCGGCACTCCCGTCGACCCCACCCCCGAGGTGATCCGTCGTGCACTGGCCGAGGCCGGAGACGCCCACGGGTATCCGACGACTGCCGGGACCCTGCAGCTGCGCGAAGCAATTGCGTGGTGGTACGAGAACTGGCATTCGGTACAGCTCGACCCCGCGACCGAGGTTCTGCCGACCGTGGGCTCGAAGGAGCTCGTGGCGTGGCTGCCGACGCTGCTGGGCCTGCGTGAGCGCGGCCTGGTCGTCGCCTGTCCGTCAGCCGCCTACCCGACCTATGAGATGGGTGCGACGATCGCCGGAGTCGAATGCCGTCGCATCGACGCCGCGCAGATCGTCGACGGAGCCTCGTTGGAGGGCGTGGGGCTGCTGTGGATCAACACTCCGAGCAACCCGACGGGCGAGGTCCTCGGTGTCGACACCCTCGCCGAGGTGGTCCGCCGTGCTCGTGCCGCCGGAGTCGTCGTCGCCTCGGACGAATGCTACGGACTGCTCAACTGGAAGTCCGATGAACCGGCGCCGAGTGTGCTCTCGGCCGCGGGGGAATCCTATGCGGGCGTGCTCAGCGTGTATTCGATGTCGAAGCAGTCGAACCTCGCCGGCTATCGGGCGGCGTTCGTCACCGGTGATGCCGAGCTCATCTCCGATCTCACCCGAACTCGTAAGCACGCGGGTATGATCGTGCCCTTCCCGATCCAGGAAGCCATGGTCGCCGGCCTGCGCGACACCGAGCATGTGGTGGCACAGAAGGAGACCTACCGGTCACGGCGTGTCCGGCTGCGAGCCGGACTCGAAGACTTCGGATTCCGCATCGACCATTCGACCGCCGGTCTCTACCTGTGGTCGACCGCGGACAAGAACTGCTGGGACTCCCTGGCAGACCTCGCCGAACTCGGCATCGTCGCAGGTCCCGGCGAGTTCTACGGAGCGGCGGCTGCCGATCATGTGCGGATTGCGCTGACCGTAGCCGACGAACGCATTCAGGCCGCGGCCGAACGTCTGCGAGCCGGCGCGTAG